The sequence below is a genomic window from Myxosarcina sp. GI1.
CAACTTTAATGTTGTTTTGTTTATATCAGCAGCCCAATTGAGATTTCGTTTACCGCAGGGAATATAAATTAATTCAAATTTATTAAATCTACCCTTACCGAGTTGAAACTATTAGTGTAGAAAGATTAAATAATTTCTAATGTGGTAAGGATGCTAGTATTTTTGACTGGGTTATCGGTATTTTAAGGTCGAGACCTTAGCTTTACTGCACTCAGGCTGTAGAGCGAAATTTATCGCTTAAGTTTTGACTCGATCGTAGCTCTATTGAACTAGTTTTATTTGTCATAATTGATTTTCGAGCGATGTAAGATCAATAGGCGAAAACATTTTGAAGCAGTTTCAGACAGTGAATCTAATTTTAACTGAATTGATTTATCAATCTTTGGCTGAGAAAGAATTATTACCCCAAAAACATCTAGTTGATGCTGATTATGTTGATGGGACTTTATTAGTGGAGAGTAAACAAAAGCATGACATTAAACTTATGGGTCCTGTCCGTGAAAATGTAAGTTGGCAATTCAAAAATCCTGATCGCTACGATGTAATCGTGGGGCAAAACACCTATATTAGTTCTCAGATCTACGCTCTGCTAGGTTACACCGTACAGGAAATATCGTATATGGGAGCCAACTTTGTGACATAAGTAATACATTCCGAAGATTTGGCTCGCTTTGGCGATCATATAGAAAGACTTCGTAGCTTCGAGGGGAGAGAGGTCTACACCTTTGAATATCGAATGCGCCATAAAAGTAACGAATGGCTTTGGAGGAGCATGATTAGTTTTATGTAGCAACCGTCCCACTTCGAGATCGGTGCAATCGCTCGTTATGCCATCCCCATGTACAACAATGGTCATCGCTCCATAGGCGCTATTATTGTCGCCAGGAAGAGCATGAATCAAAGACCCAAAAAGTTCTTCTGCTGAATCATCGGTTGGTAACACTTTGCGTAGTCCGATCAGTCTTTGTTGAGGAACTTCTTTGACGATCGCATCTTTTACTAAACTATCGCGATCTTGGATTTGCTTGAGGCGGGATTCAATAGTACGAATGCGTTGCAGTTCTCCTAATACCTGCTGTTCTAACTCTACTTTTTTAAGTGATAACATCCCCTGTATTTCCGTTGGAGAAATATCATCGCGGACAAACCTTTGAATCTGATTTAACGAGATTCCCAGATCTTTTAATGCCAAAATGCGATTGAGTTCTGACAGTTGACTTGCGCTATAGTAACGATGTCCGCTAGCGCGATCGATTTTAACGGGTTGAAACAAACCAATTTCATCGTAGTAACGCAGCAATCGCTTAGAAACTTGAGCGATTCGTGCATATTCTCCAATACTGTACATGATGTTTTCGTTTCTTCTGTCGCTGTACCTTTAAGATAGGGGGTGACGTAGCGTGAAGTTCAAGCAGAATGAAAAATTTCTTTACAATCTCACGGAATTAATGACTGAAAGAATGCCTATAGCTCAAAGGTTAAAAGAAAATCTTAGCTCTGGTAAATGATATTGCTTTGGACTCTCTAATTCAAAAAAATCGACTCAATTCCAAGCAACAAAAAATGGTAATTCAACGCTACCTTAAGGGAATTACCATTTAGAATTCTTTCATTTTAAGAGATAAACGATAGTTCAAGTTGTTAATCCCGAACGAATTATAGCCATAGCAAATAAAATTGCTGCCAATAACGCTGCTGCTGACCTAACATGATTCCAAAATGTCCAATTGGTGAGATATTTCGACCAGAGAGTAGAACCCTTGATACTATTCGGAGTAACTACTGCCAAAGCATCATTCAGAGGTATATTTCCCACAATAGTTACGCCAATTGTGCCAATTAGATAGAGTATGTTAGCAGTAAGTAAATATGCAGCAATGGAAGGCTGCCACTGGAATAGCAGAGAAACAGATAACAAAATTCCAGCTACAGCAGGGGCGAAAAATGCTGTCATGAACCAGGGATTGATAACAGTAATATTAATCGATTGCATGGTAGCGATGCCCTGAGATGCTGGTTGCTTGGCTAAAGCTTGCATGACAAAAGTTGAAAAAGCAAAGAAGATTCCTCCACTCACAGCACTGCCAACAGTTGCTAACAAAATTAACGGTAGACGCAAATTTTCTACAATAGTCATTATGTCTTTACTTCTTATTCTTTAAAAATATTTCTAGTAAGATAAGCTAGCAGCTTTACCCAAATAGGTATTGTCGCCAAGCTGTTTGAGAATAAAATCAGCTACATCTGGACGAGAGATAGTTAAGTTGGAGGTGCGATCGCTCCCTGGAAAACCATGACGATATTTACCCGTGCGAGTCCCTTCGATAAACGCTCCTGGGCGAATAATAGTCCAGTCAAGATTACTATGGCGGACGTATTCCTCCTGTATTTGATGGTCGGCAAATACTTTGCGTAAGATAAAGCCGAACATAATATATTTCCAGTAGAAATTGAGATTGCTCCAGCTATCCCCCGCACCCAGAGTTGACTGACAAATAAATCTTTTGATTCCTGCTTTTTCTAATGCTTGAATAATGTTTTTTGTACCCTGCGATCGCACGTTTCCAGAGAGCTTTTTACCCGATCCTAGAATACAAATGGCAGCTTCATGACCGACTACTGCTTCTTCTACCAAATCAGGATTCATTACATCCCCTGTAAAAATACTGAGATTCGGATGCTGCACGTTTAACTTATCGGGGTTACGGACAAATGCTGTAACGGTATGTCCTTGTTCTAATGCTTGTTCTACAACGTGAGAGCCAATACTTCCTGTCGAACCAAAAATTACTAATTTCACGATCTTGTCTCCTAAACTCGAACACCTTTAGCTTAGGGCGACTCAAAAATCTCAACTATCAAATTTTTGTCAGACTGTCATAATCTTGCGATCGGGTTTTAAATTTGTGATATCAGTTAAATAACGTTGAAACTAGAAATACTGGACTAAAACTATGGTAAATTCAGCTAACCAATGGTCGGAAACTAGCTCGTCCCAGTTTTCTGAATTAACTACTCCCCGTCAAAAAAATATAATACTCCAACACTTACAAAATCCTGCTGGGGAAGGTAGTTGCTGTTTTGAAGGGGAACATACAGTTTTTATATCTCTTGCTCCCCGTCCGATTGAATACGTGCAGGTTCAAGATGGCAAAACTCATACGGGTTTGTATCAAAGAGGAGAGATTTTAATTACTCCTGCCAATACTCCTTTATTTGTTCGCTGGTCGGGTAACGAAGATTGTTTGCAGATTCAACTTACCACCAAGTTTCTTCAAAGTATTGCACAAGAAACCTTAGACCGAGATTCAGACCGTTTGGAATTAATACCAGGGTTTCAGATTCGCGATGCTCGACTCGAAGCGATCGCCATGATGTTGTTTACCGAACATCAACAAGACCATTTTGATAATGGACTTTATCTCGATTCTCTAACGAATGTTTTGGCAGTAAACTTACTTCGTAACCACACTGCTAGTAAACCTCAATTTCCTATCTACAAAGGCGGTTTCTCTCCGCGCCAATTAGGTCAGGTGCTAGATTACATCGATGCTTACTTAGATCGAAATATTAAACTGGCAGATTTGGCTCAACTACTAGGCATGAGTCCATTTCACTTTAGCCGTCTTTTTAAACAATCAATCGGGATGACACCCCATCAATATTTAAGCCAGCAACGAGTAGAACGAGCAAAAGAATTATTGAAAAAAACAGATCGCTTGATTATCGATATTGCTTTGGAGTGCGGTTTTAGCAGTCATAGCCATTTGAGCAAACAGTTTCGACAAATTACTGGTATTACACCGAAAGCTTATAGATTGGGCTAAACGGATATTCTTTAGTCATTGTTAAGTCACTGCAAAAATGTAACTTTCAGACATTAGTGGGGTCTTGGTTGAGTACAAATTCAACTCGTACGAGAATTGATGAAAGCCCAGAGCTTTGTTACTCGATACTTTCGTACGTTTTCTATCGGGTGGCAGATGCAATAGAGAATTGCTGTAAATACTCATCACTTTAGTAGAGAATACCCATGTTCTAGCCCAGAAATACTCGTCTCCTTACACCGACTACATTTGTTCTGCATTACTAACTAATATTTGTGGTATTTGAGTACATTGCTAATAAACAATAATAAATACAAATACGCTTGACAGCTTTTAGTCCATTTAAATCTTAATGATATAAATAGTGGAAATCGAAAATATTAGGAAAAGTATTGGCATCAAATTGGTGTCAAAATGGTGTCAACTACTAAATTCATCGAGCTTTATAAGTTTCGCTAACGTCAAGTTGATGTTATTTTAGTGTCATGAAAAGATTTAGTTTGAGACTAACAGAAGCAGAATATCTTAAACTCAAAATTTACTGTGAAGAAATTCAATTATCTATGAATGATGTAGTTAGACAGTTGATAAGAGAATGGAGTCCAGATAGCGAAAAACTGTGTGAAGGCTGTAAAAAACACCCAAACTTACAAAAACGCTAATTTTATGAATTTTATTTAGATATATTATTGTTTATAATTTTTATTTTAAAAATCTAAGATTTTACTTTAAAAAAAGCTTTTTTTTAAAGTAAAATCTTTCTTTATTTATATATTGTATTGTGTTTTATTACTAAATTAATATTTCGGAAAAGCACAGCCTATCTCTAGCAAGCATTAAGAAAAGTTAAAAAATATTCAAACTAATGTAAAAATTATCAAAATGAACAGTTTGATAAATCTTACTGTAGCAATATTTAGAAAATCAAAAAATATTAAATAAATGCTCTATTGATGTCAGCTTCCAGATGAACAGGTATTGATAATATCAATTAAGTTTGTTTTATATGTTTGACATCATTTTGATGCCAGTGTTGTTCGACAGCAATTGGAGGTTATGTCGGGTACTTTTGCTATTTAAAAATAATAAATATGCAATTTTTGCACGATTTTTTAGTAATAAATAAATAACTAACAAAGAAAACTTGCTATGGCTTACACGATTCCTAACACTTGTGTCCATTGTGGTATTTGCTTACCTGAATGTCCAACGGGTGCAATTCAAGTAGATAAAAATAACGAGCATTGGGTAGAACCTGGTCTCTGTAATCATTGTGAAGACAACGATTTTAAACCTTTATGTGTTAAAAGTTGCCCAGTTAGCTTACCCGTTCCCTTACCTGCAAAAAAAGGAAGATATAAAGCCGAACCGCGAGTTTTAACTACCCATCACCTTTTTGCTAACGGTCACAATAATCCCATCGCCTCATCGATGGTAATTTGGGAAGCTTGTAATATTTTGGCAAAAGGCTCTGTCGTTCCCTGGCAAACTAATAGTCAGGGCAAGGTTTGTTTTGAGCGTCAGGTGAAGCAGGGTAGAGGTAAGATAGAGTTCTGTCTGGCTGATAATATTAACAGCGATCCCAACTATGCTTTGAGCAGCAAAGAAGCTGTTGAGACTATAGAAGATATGGATATCCGCGCTGCATGTATGCATCTTATTTTCGCTGCTTATTCTACTTTCTCAGAACGACCGTGGGAAGAAGAGTTCGCCATTGATAATAAGCAACTAGAAACATATTTGGGCTTAGACAAACGCAAAGATTTAAGTAAAGCCGCAAAACTGACTCTAATCAAAACCTTAGTCCAGCAACCCTGTAAACTTTTAGCTACCATAAATTGGCCCCGTCAAGGTAAGATTGCCGCTTTTTCCGTACCAGAAGACCGTATTTGGCACCTAGTATCGATTGACAACCACTTTCAAGAAGACGACCAAGGCTACAAACATCTTGTCGGCATGACTTTTAGAATTAGAGCAGGGAAGTGGGCACAGTATTTTCTTAACAAACATGGCTATAAAAACTATGCTGCTTATTATCAATACGGTACTTTGCCCAGGTTTTTGTTGACTACGGTAATGACTATTTGGCATCAACACGAAGGAACGGTAAGAATGATGCTGTGGTTGCTGTTTAAAACTAAAATGGGGAGAGAACAGCGGGTAACGGTTCCAAGGTTGATGTATGTAGCATATGGAGAAGAACAAGTCAGACATGCTTCTTATAATCGGGAAAAACGCAAGCGACTGTTACGCAGGTTTGAAAGCGATTTAGAAGTTCTCAATCACTATCAAATTAAACCAGTATTCGACCCAGTAACCTACCCAACTCAAATTCAGCCTTTATGGGCGAAACTAGCCGCTATTCCAGATGATGCTGAAGAAGCAATGGATTTTTGGATTAACGATGGCTGCAATGAAACTAGCATAACCGATTCGGCTCCTGCTGGAAAATGGAATTTATTGATGAAAGCCCGTATTCTTAAGTTTGAATTACCTTCAGAATGGGACAAGCAGTTATCCCGATGGGAGAACAAAAAACAACGAAAAACCAAATCCCGCAGCAAAAATTCTACTAAAACTTTAGCTCATCTAAGTGGCAAACAGATTTCGATCGCCCGAAAAAATCTGGGTATCAGCCAGAGAAAACTGGCACAGCAGCTTGGAAAAAGTCAAAGCTGGATTCGAGATATAGAAAATAGTCGTTTTGCCGCCAAACCAGGCGATCGCCTGAAGTTGCAGAAAATATTGGAATTAGAATTAGAGTGATGTAAGGAAGTTTTCAATGTGTTCTAGGACAGGTTTCTAAATTCTCGACGGACTTCTGAGTTGCCAAACCAATCCAGGCATCAATTCGATCGAGATCGAACCCTGTTTGGCAGACATTTCCTACCTGAATGAGAGGACGGCGAATCAGTAGGGGATATTGAATCATCAACTCTAGTGCTGTTTCTTCGTCTAAATTTTCGGGAACTACTTCACCCGATTTAATTTGAGGTGCCGTCTTCTTAAACCATTCTGCTGTCGGGCGATCGCTAAAAAAAGGACGCAGAGTAACAGCCGTCCAAGGCGTGGTCAATAAATTGTAAGCGATTACTTCATGTCCCACAGACTGTAGTAGTGCTTTCTGCTTGGTATTGTTAATGCAGCTTGGTTTTTCGTAAAAATTGATTCGTGTCATTGTCTTGCTTAATAGTTTGTGGTTGGTAAGGGCGAACCGCCGTTCGCCCTTACATAGAAAGGCAAAGTACAAAACATCAAGAACGATTTAACCATAATGAGCTTTTAGCAGGGAAGCAAGGTTATTGGGATTGACATAAGCGTGTTTGACTCTACCAGGCATCAAAATCATGCTAGGGGCTTGTTTGCACTGCTTCTGACAGTCTGTAAGTTGGATAGTTACTCGCTCTTGTAAGCCTAGCTGTTCGAGGGTTTCTACCAAAGCGTGATAGAGTTGCTTGCCACCACGTTTGGCACAACTGGACTTACGACATACCAGAACTTTTCCCGTTTGAATTTGTTGGGCGGTAGGAGATTCAGTGACTGAAGATAGAGGCTTACCATCGAGTTTTTCTACGCGATCGCTTCTTAACTTAAAACTTTTCAGTCCCGAACCAGATGGCTCTAAGTATACCGACAAGCGATCTCCCTCTTTTAATTCTCTACCCAAAGGTTCCCTCAATTCTTTGGCTAATTTTATGGGAATAATTCGCTCCTCTACCTTTAGTTGAATGTATTTGTATGCCAGAAAACCCAAAAATTCTCCTTCTATTCGATACGCCGCTTGTTGTGCTGTTGTCGTGTTCATGAGTTTGTCCTTGGTTGTTTGTTGCAAATTAAAGCCTAGTAACAACTATCTTTTGCTCCCTGCCTTTTATTAAACTAACCGCTAACAACTAACGTTTTTTCTTCTTCTAAATCCTGGAATAGAGGCGTGCTTAGATAGCGTTCGCCAAAGCTAGGCTGAATCATCACGATTAACTTG
It includes:
- a CDS encoding NAD(P)-dependent oxidoreductase yields the protein MKLVIFGSTGSIGSHVVEQALEQGHTVTAFVRNPDKLNVQHPNLSIFTGDVMNPDLVEEAVVGHEAAICILGSGKKLSGNVRSQGTKNIIQALEKAGIKRFICQSTLGAGDSWSNLNFYWKYIMFGFILRKVFADHQIQEEYVRHSNLDWTIIRPGAFIEGTRTGKYRHGFPGSDRTSNLTISRPDVADFILKQLGDNTYLGKAASLSY
- a CDS encoding helix-turn-helix domain-containing protein, with amino-acid sequence MAYTIPNTCVHCGICLPECPTGAIQVDKNNEHWVEPGLCNHCEDNDFKPLCVKSCPVSLPVPLPAKKGRYKAEPRVLTTHHLFANGHNNPIASSMVIWEACNILAKGSVVPWQTNSQGKVCFERQVKQGRGKIEFCLADNINSDPNYALSSKEAVETIEDMDIRAACMHLIFAAYSTFSERPWEEEFAIDNKQLETYLGLDKRKDLSKAAKLTLIKTLVQQPCKLLATINWPRQGKIAAFSVPEDRIWHLVSIDNHFQEDDQGYKHLVGMTFRIRAGKWAQYFLNKHGYKNYAAYYQYGTLPRFLLTTVMTIWHQHEGTVRMMLWLLFKTKMGREQRVTVPRLMYVAYGEEQVRHASYNREKRKRLLRRFESDLEVLNHYQIKPVFDPVTYPTQIQPLWAKLAAIPDDAEEAMDFWINDGCNETSITDSAPAGKWNLLMKARILKFELPSEWDKQLSRWENKKQRKTKSRSKNSTKTLAHLSGKQISIARKNLGISQRKLAQQLGKSQSWIRDIENSRFAAKPGDRLKLQKILELELE
- a CDS encoding (2Fe-2S) ferredoxin domain-containing protein, yielding MNTTTAQQAAYRIEGEFLGFLAYKYIQLKVEERIIPIKLAKELREPLGRELKEGDRLSVYLEPSGSGLKSFKLRSDRVEKLDGKPLSSVTESPTAQQIQTGKVLVCRKSSCAKRGGKQLYHALVETLEQLGLQERVTIQLTDCQKQCKQAPSMILMPGRVKHAYVNPNNLASLLKAHYG
- a CDS encoding AraC family transcriptional regulator; protein product: MVNSANQWSETSSSQFSELTTPRQKNIILQHLQNPAGEGSCCFEGEHTVFISLAPRPIEYVQVQDGKTHTGLYQRGEILITPANTPLFVRWSGNEDCLQIQLTTKFLQSIAQETLDRDSDRLELIPGFQIRDARLEAIAMMLFTEHQQDHFDNGLYLDSLTNVLAVNLLRNHTASKPQFPIYKGGFSPRQLGQVLDYIDAYLDRNIKLADLAQLLGMSPFHFSRLFKQSIGMTPHQYLSQQRVERAKELLKKTDRLIIDIALECGFSSHSHLSKQFRQITGITPKAYRLG
- a CDS encoding ArsC/Spx/MgsR family protein — protein: MTRINFYEKPSCINNTKQKALLQSVGHEVIAYNLLTTPWTAVTLRPFFSDRPTAEWFKKTAPQIKSGEVVPENLDEETALELMIQYPLLIRRPLIQVGNVCQTGFDLDRIDAWIGLATQKSVENLETCPRTH
- a CDS encoding DUF1772 domain-containing protein codes for the protein MTIVENLRLPLILLATVGSAVSGGIFFAFSTFVMQALAKQPASQGIATMQSINITVINPWFMTAFFAPAVAGILLSVSLLFQWQPSIAAYLLTANILYLIGTIGVTIVGNIPLNDALAVVTPNSIKGSTLWSKYLTNWTFWNHVRSAAALLAAILFAMAIIRSGLTT